One Alnus glutinosa chromosome 13, dhAlnGlut1.1, whole genome shotgun sequence genomic window, tttataggccggacttGCGGTCTTACCAAAATTcttgacgcctagttggattaggagtttgagtcctagcttgGTTGATCTTTATTCTTATCTTCATGAAATTCGAATGAGATTGTagagtccgaagttgattgcgtttgtacctctttaatcttaattccGCATcaataactaccttatcccattaattatggaattgtggcTTATCcttgatcttctgggattctatcattatcgcattctaagacaactgTGGCAtacttcagccaacctccgaggtgatgatatccgagatgtATTCGCTCCGACTTTGAGATCTTGGGATATCGctgcaccataacagggttgtgtaaggccgagatgttatcataccgaggtgACTGTATTTGAAGTGTTGTCACACGGAGGTGTTATCACACCGAGAGGTTATCATATCGAGATACTCTTCTATACCGAATTGCAACTCAAACTTCCTGTATAGTCTTGTAGTTTCTGCCCAACCTCCGGGGtataaatatccgagatatgttcgctccgatcagactaggagatctcgggatattttttACCGTcacctggaatgttaagaccgagacgttTTTATACCTAGACATCTTTGCTGGGTCGGAACGAATGTCCGAGACGTAACTTCGAGATGTCTTCAGAATCCACGTGTCTTTAGGGTTAATTGTATCCCCAACACATTCTGAAGCCAACACATCCATTTTCCTCTGCTTTTTCTAAAGAGAAATCCCAAATTAATGGGTTTTTTGCtataaaaaaagagataaattcTATCACTTTACAAGGACTTTGAAGGAATGATGTGTCTCTCtatttttggtatttaataAGGTAAAATAGAAGAGTGGagggatgaaaaaaaaaaaaaaacaatcatacAGGGTTAAAAAGATTGCAAAGAAAGCAAAGTGCCTTTGAAATTCCGGTTCGATCCCCTTTTCTCTTCTGCTTAGTGGTCGCATGTTTGAATCTATTTGCGGTAGTAGTTGCATGAACTAGATACTACTCAGCAAGGGGCTTTACCAATTAGCGCCTTGGTGGGGTTGTGGTGACGGGCTTGCTGTCTAGGCAGCAGTTATGGCTCAAACTGAACATTCTACAAAGGATGAATCAAAAGCCCTATGATAACGCCTAAGAACGGTAGCTACGCTAGTTGCCCCTTCCCATGTTTttgattaggaaaaaaaatcccTTGGGAATTCTGTGTTCACTGTGCTTGTTGATTATGACACATAAGTTTCATCatcattgtaaaaaaattgttctttaattaatttctttgctTCCTCGAACCATTTGACAAGTgaaaattaagggttaaatccCTCTTTGTTCCTTGtagtttaaaactttttttaccCGGCCccttcagtttttatttttttcatacgtGGTATGTATGCTGTACGAAAAGATGGAGATGGTATCTCTGTCaattttttcgtccaaaacttACAGATTTACACGTAAGCGACATGTAACACTATTGAAATTACAACACATggctatacatttttttttttttttttaaatttaagccttttaaaaaaagaaaaagaaaaaaagaaataggggtggcttttgggccacATGAGGGTGGCTgcccacccccatttggcttggggttggttcggccaccccccgAGTGCCAAAAAATTAGTTTGGCactctggggtggccgaaccacctccgtGGCCTATGGGAGTGATtaagccacccccatgggccaaagtaacaaaaaaaaaagggaggttttggcccatgggggtggccgaaccacccttagGTGCTTAGGGGTGGCTAGCTAGCTGAACCACccctaaatatttttattatttatttatttttttaaaaaaaaggctttaatttttttaaaaaaaaaatgaaaaaatttgtGTAGCCACGTGTAGGAATTTTTAATGGTaccacgtgtcgctgacgtggaaATCCGTCAGTTTTGAATGGAAAAAttgacggaggtaccatctccatcttttCACATAGCACAGATACCacgtttgaaaaataaaaataaaaattgaaggagtaaaaaataaagttttaaactACATATAtgtgtaaggtatttaacccaaaaattaatAATGGGTTAGTTTTGGGGGAGTATTCCTTGTAGAAAATGGCAATAAAGGCTGGGTGGGTACGTAACTCGGTAGCCAATCCACTTAGATGATATGCATAGGCCTGTAAATTCGATCGGTAGCCAATTTCTGTTATTAATTAACGTAATACGTTCGGTCCCACGAGCTCATTATGAATATATACATCCATAAAGATCGGCCTCCTTCAATTCAATCCCCCGTGGAAAATGGGAAAAAGAAACGAATTGTTTAAGTTCATACCATCAAAAATCATTCTGATCAACTAATTAGGAAGCTTTTAAGTTCATACTATCAAAAAGCTTTTAAGTTCATACTATCAAAAATCATTCTGATCAACTGATCAGGAAGCTAAAGGATGATAATCGATAATATTAGGACGTACATGTTGTGGGCCCCTAATTAATTGAGGAAATTGTTCCCTACAAGAACATCGAGTCAATTAAGggtttataattaatattcaaatccGTGTGTTCATTGTCAAACCAGAGCAATTCTACTCTTCACACTATTCATTTATCACAGTGATCATGTCATATCAGTTGATCGATTTaacgtgttttaagtagttggcataaaaataaaaactatttaaaacacacggCACATGATAAATGAGTATAAAGTGTAGCGTTATTCTTCTCATTAGGCtagccaaaataacaaaaaaaaatgctataggCCTCCACATTCTCCTTTcagtttaatttgtttcaacCAAAGTTGAAATGAGATGAGCTTTTGTGGCAGTGAACTCTTCAATGAAGATGCCGCTGATCAAAACTTTGTGATTGTTCAGAACTTCCCATCAATATTCTCCAAGGATTCGGATCCCTGGAAAACATATATGGGATGGCCGGGCGGGCCTCCCTTTGAGATCATGTGGCGGCCGGTGCACTCTCCAAACAAGGTGGTGCTTGTTAAAAGCTAGAGCTTTCCTCCGACGTAGTAGTCTAGTAGAGTTGACAGACTCACAGACTAGTAACGTGACATGGCCGGTTTCtttgacacgtgcattttgacacgtgtacagtgctgtacacgtgtcaaacatttagacacgtgcactttgacacgcgtaagacgcgtgtcaaatgtgcacgacattaagtgtacaagttgacacgtgtattgagatacacgtgtcaaatttgacacgtgtatctcaatacacgtgtcaaagtgttttgacacgtgtattaagatacacgtgtcaaaccgtttgacacgagtattttaaatactcgtgtcaaaacactttgacacgtgtatttagatacacgtgtcaaattggttatatttttttaaaaaaaatccaaatcgaatttttcatttaaataaaattttaatttaattatttaattgtatttttaaattaaattaaaaatacgattaattaattaaattaaaaatttaattaaataaaaaacccaatttggattttttttcttcaatttagttttggtattggttatttaaaattatttggtataataattttaatagttatttcaaattttattatttccgaccacaaataacaaaatattgattttacagaaaaactacacaaaataatattacacaaatcataagttaataacgtattcgttaactaagcaaatatttacacataaaaattaattacacaaaatatctacaaatctgaagggcgtccctgcgaatgaggaggtaccgtcccaggcgtgttatcgccaaccggcgattgctgagcaaggaatggtgtagcgggcgaaggtgtagcgacaatggaatgctgggttagccgtcgtccaacaggcgacaacgtaccaaccgttgtcgaattacctgcaaatcatatagacaattaaagtatataatattacttgcaaaattaaaggagtaattaaaataaattgaaattaattttttcctacacacagtataaatcatacctgcagatgcactactaacagacgacgtactacctacgtgtgcaggtgaaggcgtaccaagacatggtgctgatgctcccatggaggacatgaagacctcaacctgtcgcaggcgctgctccaacaggtcattcctcgctcgctcagcctgtagctccgcttgcatctcttccatcttccgagtgttttcggcccaatcccgagacgtgccctgagatggtcccccttgtgaccgaggcctatatgagaaacatgtcccccgaacaggtgtgacgttcggcccaacctgccgaaccctccctgcatactcaggcctcccaaccgcctgttcgtaagcgtcgttcggtgcccaacgcaccgtgtctgcggagacgctttgcgtggcggctggatcactggataaactctgcgtcatcctttcctgtacgtcgtcaacatgaacaagtcatatattgaataatgacaaatcacacataattttaaaaataatagtaaattaaatcagtagcatacgcataggacccgtgtacgttcgttcacgtgagtgccgtccttccttgtgtgggtcttcacgaacgacgcggcgcgagtggggggcgtgccagatgtacatgtctgtcgtcatgcagttgacatatataagaaacagatagcgataaaaatagtataaataaaaataaaaacaattatcaacaaatatatataacataaacatatatattttcatacctcctcgtgattaaatctggcataacttttagatcccgtacaatgaggaaggtcattctgctcacgcagcctcttcatccgttcagaggttgcctacgcatttaacatgaaaataaaaatgtaagcattgacacacttaaattaaaactaaaattaaataaactgttattaaaaaaccacaacattttcttggcttacatacgattttttgctcacggcaccaatctctcagcaggaactctacatcttctgcgtcatagttgccaaaaaaattgtctggcattctcgcacggataatctcgggcgtgtcaccgtctctaatacgtagtttggttttgaacctcgacttccacgagcggtgcttacggccaatatcacataaagcctcctgttgtgccctgcgcgcgtctactgatacaggtacatagaactcctcctgcacattcaacacatttttataggtttaaaaacttcaagaaatacattaatctcaagtttaattcaaataaataattaaattatattcatagacataccatcagcgcgtcccacattgcctgcttaatctgcctatttaccttcgcccattcgtcccgcatgtgtatgtaggacccactcctgatcatcttgccctcagcccgccgaaatcgattgcaggcccgtcctacaggttgtatagcagcattgtactgcaatacaaccttcttacccctcgggaggacccagtttctcgctgggtcgtcaatcacctcataataaatggtcccgtctgggttgtaccctaatgaaagaaatattcaacattaatgttaaaaatttaatcataagattaaagaacatatatatatatatataaacaatttctaatcaaatatttatttatttaaaaaccaaaacaaaaaaaacaaaaatttggtaagagaatatgagttttaaggatgtctaaatatgtacttacccatcaaccgaatctgctcaatccgtatgtgctgggtcgctgggtcgcccgcaacctcctccccaacccctccggcttgtggattctgctgatcatcatctgaatccatatcctggggactaccgggggccaactgatcggtacccaacatcgcaacgtcctcctcatgggtactctggctcccccccacatctggcatctgactctcaccggaaagtggcatctgactctcaccggaaagtggcatctggctctcaccagataaaggcatctggctctctacatgcctcgggccctgactcgcccccgatgctggcatccgtctcggccccgggccctgactcgcccccgatgctggcatctgtctcgggcccgggccctgactcgcccccgatgctggcatctgtctcggccccaaaatctggccaggcatcgccgcctgtgccggtatctgtcccaaccccatagccggcatctgcatctccccggtctgtgacagtggaaatcctacatcctgcgtctcactatcagggttacacgtcataggtccactatacgtatacggaaagtacggcgcataaccctgtgaccccatcccTTCTCGCAGCCACCATCGATatgcgttacccggttgggtgaaccctatctgagataatgtcggcagctccgacaatggagagctgcaaggtccagctgtgctgctCTGTCCGTGATCTgccgtgggcacggccaccgtacccggcaacaatggtctataaggcccgtctgggtggtgtggccacgctgcagaatacaatgccgtcgaaacagtgggcgtggtcatggggggcacgggtgggctaggtgcccgatacgcataatgagggggtctctggtccatcaatacctgcgaacaaatgcagacaaattaattagaatatgtttttttaatatatttttaatgaacatactaaagaacagcgaaatttatacaattaataaaaatttgtattcagtacaagcgaattgtacaagcaatatatatatcagtcaagtgtattgagttcaagctaattatactcacaacaaatacatcaatcattgtatcacgggagcttcaataggATCTacgtcgggcctgtcgtactcgaattcgtcATTCGTATCTGGTAGGTcagcagtggctagtacgagcggtacgcactcatggtaggttgtaccatcctcattactcccatccccctgtccaacgtcgtacacgttgcgcggtttggtcctaaccgcacaaacccaatttgggttccttccatcttctacgtagaatacttgatccacctgagatgtaagcacgtacggctcgtcctgaatctgttctcccctgtggacgaggtgattgaagttgacaaacactaggccatactcgtctattgtgaatcctctgtccattgtggggtctgcccaattgcacttaaataagacgtacgtagtcctgtcatagtactcgacctcaaatatatcggttaactgtccgtagtacgtttcgccttcaacggtaggaacacagacgccgctattctgagtcctccttcccacatcatgagcaagcgtgcgaaataattttccatttaccacgtacctgttgtacttcaccgctgtctcctttagccctctacaacgcataaccaacttgtggcccaattcctccctacgttgatcgtccaggccatcgacctatgttttaattacaaatagtaaacatcacattgggttATAATcctgaacccgcataaatttatccaatttaaaatttacaactatttccttacatatgcacggtaccattcgcagaactgctcatgatgttgtgcttcaataagagcctccgtaatgcgacccctagtgcatgatcgcctaagcgcgtctttgtgcatcctacattcagcgtatacaattatgtaataattgttattaatacttttactcgaattctgctaaatataaggttaggactacttacgtccgcaaattgtgaaactcttcagagttgaacacaatataacgatgaatctggtgcattatcaaccggttcatggtaacacgcgtgcccgctcccttggatccatcaggattcctctgaggtctgttgtggaatgttggtgcgttattcagataccttgaacagaacgttaccagctcggtcgctatgtacccctccgcaatgcacccctcaggagctgctttattgcgcacattatttttgaaattccccagactcctggtttaaacacatacacgacaatttaattgtcgtcaattaggattacaattaaataaaaatatttatttacatattacgccgaattttacctctctgccgggtacatccatctatactgcacgggtccgcctagtctacactcgcgcacaagatgcacaaccaagtggaccatgctggtaaaaaaccctggagggaatatctgttctagcttgcacaaagtgatacagacgtcaccctgcagtcggtccatatcttcttgtgatagctttgttgagcatatgcctctaaaaaatgcagaaatctccacaagaggtctaaccactttatcaggcaatgacttacgcagtgcaattggaagaagctgttgcatcagtatgtggctatcatggctcttcaagccagaaattgtacggtccttgagccgaacacatcgtgaaatgttcgaagcgtatccgtccgggaccctaacatttcgaagaaccttcagaaaattttctttgtcctctctagacattgtgtgacaggcagcgggaatatacgttttaccgttggcggccgtgaacggatgcaacttaggtctcaaccccatttcctgcaagtccagccgagctgccaagttgtccttcgttttcccttttatatccaaaatagtgccaagtatattgtccatgacatttttctctatgtgcataacatcaagattgtgccgaagcaaattgtctttccaatacggcaatctgaaaaatatacttttcttcttccatataacatcggaactccctgcacccttcttccgcttcttccgtttcttcttcttacccgcggtctcatctccaaacgcaactccgtccaactgttggagaacctcgtatccgcatggcacaatcggtgcGCTGGCAAATTCTTCggtaccgtcaaatgtcctcctgttaagccgccacagatgttcaggcggcagatatctcctgtgccccatatagcaaaatttgcacccgttctttaagcgtatagaacgcgtcgattgcatacagcaaggacatgccttcgcacccctgttaggccaacctgataaatctgcatacgctggcaagtcgtttatcgtccacatcaactgagatcgcataataaaattttccttctttgaagcatcgaatgttcgtacccctacattccacagttccaccaactcatcaatcaatggctgaaggtaaacatcaatatccatacctggtgagctcggtccagggataaccaaggaaaggatgaaggacgactgtttcatgcacatccaaggtggcaaattgtacggcacaagcattacgggccatgtgctgtgagatg contains:
- the LOC133854035 gene encoding uncharacterized protein LOC133854035 isoform X2 — its product is MIDVFVVLMDQRPPHYAYRAPSPPVPPMTTPTVSTALYSAAWPHHPDGPYRPLLPGTVAVPTADHGQSSTAGPCSSPLSELPTLSQIGFTQPGNAYRWWLREGMGSQGYAPYFPYTYSGPMTCNPDSETQDVGFPLSQTGEMQMPAMGLGQIPAQAAMPGQILGPRQMPASGASQGPGPRQMPASGASQGPGPRRMPASGASQGPRHVESQMPLSGESQMPLSGESQMPLSGESQMPDVGGSQSTHEEDVAMLGTDQLAPGSPQDMDSDDDQQNPQAGGVGEEVAGDPATQHIRIEQIRLMGYNPDGTIYYEVIDDPARNWVLPRGKKVVLQYNAAIQPVGRACNRFRRAEGKMIRSGSYIHMRDEWAKVNRQIKQAMWDALMEEFYVPVSVDARRAQQEALCDIGRKHRSWKSRFKTKLRIRDGDTPEIIRARMPDNFFGNYDAEDVEFLLRDWCREQKIATSERMKRLREQNDLPHCTGSKSYARFNHEETCTSGTPPTRAASFVKTHTRKDGTHVNERTRVLCERMTQSLSSDPAATQSVSADTVRWAPNDAYEQAVGRPEYAGRVRQVGPNVTPVRGTCFSYRPRSQGGPSQGTSRDWAENTRKMEEMQAELQAERARNDLLEQRLRQVEVFMSSMGASAPCLGTPSPAHVGSTSSVSSASAGNSTTVGTLSPVGRRLTQHSIVATPSPATPFLAQQSPVGDNTPGTVPPHSQGRPSDL
- the LOC133854035 gene encoding uncharacterized protein LOC133854035 isoform X1: MDKSWMSAPRGTTTYNDGCRAFVTFAVRNCTAVDGKIYCPCKYCRNNQRHTPDYVLAHLTGGRGMNPGYHLWYMHGETTTGSAIPGQCSSYHSGTEAADHSTEHGEVTEQEGVAVEQDDNMHAMLRDAFGVHDVPEAASTLPQQVDEDTSCEDALKYQELLKTAEKPLHPGTKHSKLSATVHMYNLKCVGGISNKIFSDILEFINQLLPPCDEALPDNTYEAKKFLSGMGLGYEKIPACRNDCMLFWKDNKELDSCTVCGESKWRADTHVDDDGEIISARKKRPVKILRWFPLIPRLQRLFMSEHTAPHMRWHAEGRTRDGVLRHPADGEAWRSFDILHPNFMAESRNVRLGLTADGFNPFGNMSTSHSTWPVMLVPYNLPPWMCMKQSSFILSLVIPGPSSPGMDIDVYLQPLIDELVELWNVGVRTFDASKKENFIMRSQLMWTINDLPAYADLSGWPNRGAKACPCCMQSTRSIRLKNGCKFCYMGHRRYLPPEHLWRLNRRTFDGTEEFASAPIVPCGYEVLQQLDGVAFGDETAGKKKKRKKRKKGAGSSDVIWKKKSIFFRLPYWKDNLLRHNLDVMHIEKNVMDNILGTILDIKGKTKDNLAARLDLQEMGLRPKLHPFTAANGKTYIPAACHTMSREDKENFLKVLRNVRVPDGYASNISRCVRLKDRTISGLKSHDSHILMQQLLPIALRKSLPDKVVRPLVEISAFFRGICSTKLSQEDMDRLQGDVCITLCKLEQIFPPGFFTSMVHLVVHLVRECRLGGPVQYRWMYPAERSLGNFKNNVRNKAAPEGCIAEGYIATELVTFCSRYLNNAPTFHNRPQRNPDGSKGAGTRVTMNRLIMHQIHRYIVFNSEEFHNLRTMHKDALRRSCTRGRITEALIEAQHHEQFCEWYRAYVDGLDDQRREELGHKLVMRCRGLKETAVKYNRYVVNGKLFRTLAHDVGRRTQNSGVCVPTVEGETYYGQLTDIFEVEYYDRTTYVLFKCNWADPTMDRGFTIDEYGLVFVNFNHLVHRGEQIQDEPYVLTSQVDQVFYVEDGRNPNWVCAVRTKPRNVYDVGQGDGSNEDGTTYHECVPLVLATADLPDTNDEFEYDRPDVDPIEAPVIQ